The following nucleotide sequence is from Bradyrhizobium roseum.
AATCATGATTGATCCGCAGCTTGCATGAACTAAATTGAAACGGCTTGCGACCATGATATGGAAACAAAAAAAGCGGAAGAAAAGCCGCTCTTGGGGATTTGCATGGGCGTAATGCTCGACACCATCGGCCAGCTGATCGCGGGATATCTCCAGAAGGAAGTCCCCGGCTACGAGCCGTTCACGCCCAGCGATCCCGAGCATCTGCGCGGCGTCATCGAGCCGGGCGACGTGCTGCTGGTCGAAGGCAACAACCGCATCTCCGGCATCATCAAGTACCTGACGCAATCCACCTGGTCGCATGGCGCGCTTTACGTCGGCCCGGTCGACGGTGCCTGCGAACCCGACGGCGAGCCGCACGTCCTGATCGAGGCCAATATCGGCGAAGGCGTCACCTCGGCGCCGCTGTCGAAATATTTTCCCTATCACACCCGCATCTGCCGCCCGATCGGCCTGTCTTACGAGGACCGCACCACGGTGTGCCGCTACGCCATCAACCGGATCGGCTTCGGCTACGACACCAAGAACATCGTCGACCTGATGCGCTATTTGATCCCGCTGCCGGTGCCGCAGCGCTGGCGGCGGCGCATGATCGCGTTCGGCTCCGGCGATCCGACAAAAATCATCTGTTCGGCGCTGATCGCGCAGGCGTTCGACGCGGTGCGCTATCCGATCCTGCCAAAAATCACCAGAGCGGCCACGCGAAAAGCCCGGCGCGAAATCCTGCACATCCGCGATTCCTCGCTCTACATGCCGCGCGATTTCGACATCTCGCCCTATTTCGAAATCGTCAAGCCGACTATCGTGAACGGTTTCGACTACACCGCGCTGCACTGGGCCGACAAGCAGAAGCCGCTCCGGGAGGTAGCGGGCGAGCTCGCCATGTTTCCCGAACTCAACTCGCCGCCGCTTGTTCCTGAAGAGATTGACGAGGAAGCGGCGCTTCCTGAGGAAGTCATGATCGAAGAAATGGCAATTGAAGAAGTGACCTGCGCAACAACGATGGTCGAACGCGTCACCGTGTCGGAGCACTATCTCGCCGTCGAATACGTCCCGGTCCGCCCGCCGGAG
It contains:
- a CDS encoding YiiX/YebB-like N1pC/P60 family cysteine hydrolase; its protein translation is MGVMLDTIGQLIAGYLQKEVPGYEPFTPSDPEHLRGVIEPGDVLLVEGNNRISGIIKYLTQSTWSHGALYVGPVDGACEPDGEPHVLIEANIGEGVTSAPLSKYFPYHTRICRPIGLSYEDRTTVCRYAINRIGFGYDTKNIVDLMRYLIPLPVPQRWRRRMIAFGSGDPTKIICSALIAQAFDAVRYPILPKITRAATRKARREILHIRDSSLYMPRDFDISPYFEIVKPTIVNGFDYTALHWADKQKPLREVAGELAMFPELNSPPLVPEEIDEEAALPEEVMIEEMAIEEVTCATTMVERVTVSEHYLAVEYVPVRPPERRMKPRDKATEAA